CACTGCAACCGTCAATACAAGTGCCGTCGTTTGCATTGTCGTCTCCCTCTGCTGTTTCTCAAGAAGCAAGCCGCTCTTTGCCCTGCGCCGTCATGCATCCAGTCTCACCTGCCGCCTACACCGCCTGACCCGGCCAAATCGTGGGGAGCGCAGGCGTGTGGCCCAGCCAGCGGTCAAGCCACGCAAACCCGAAACGCTTAGCACCGGGCGGGAAATTGTGTTCCCCCGGAAACGAGAACATCCCGATGCGGTCGCCCGCGCCAAGCGCATGATAAACCTCCTGTGCGCGCAACACCCGCTCGACCGTGCCCAGGTTCTCGAATTCCCCTTCGGTGCCCTGAAGCATGAGGGGCCGCGGCGCGACAAGCATCATCAGACCGTCAAAATCGCAGGGAATGGGCCTTTCGGGGTCCTCAATGTACGGCGCAAACTTCGGCAGGTAACAGTAGTCTTCGACCGGGCCGCGCTTCTTGTTCGGGTCCTGCGGACGTGACCAGTGGTCGGTATTTCGTTCCCAACCCAGTTCGCCGCAATTACTTATAGCCGCGGCAATGCGCCCGTCGAACGCCGCTGCGCAGAGTGTCGTATGCCCGCCCAGCGAATGGCCTATACACCCGATGCGCGCGCGGTCGACAAAGTCCAGCGTCTCCAACACGTCCACCGCCCGCATGCAGTCCCACGCATTTTTGCCGAACAGCGACCATTCGGGGTGGCGCTTGTAGAACGGCTCCGAATCGTAATGTGTAAACCCCTCAGGAATGCGCTCCCCATCCCCAAACAGGTCGATGCTGATGGTCACATACCCCCACCGGGCGAGTTCCAACCCATAGGCGCGGCTACGCTCCGCCGGCAGCGGAGGGTCTCCGGGCGCCTTCCCGGTCAAACCCACGCATTGGGATTTCCCCGCACCCGCGCTCGTGGGATGCGGGCATACCAGCGCCGGACTCGGCCCAGGCCTTGCCCCTTTCGGAACCAGCAGATACGCCGGCACACGGTCGCCGGGTTCCGACTGAAAGCTCAGATGGTGGCATTCCATCCCCTCGATATCGTCAACCCGGCGCATCTGGACATCGAGCGCGGGCTTCTCCGGCGGAAATGGGCCCATCATCTCGAGCCACGCCGCCCGAATCCCCTCCAAACGGCCCGGCAAATCGTTTGCGACGGTTTGTTGCATGGACTGGGGCTCCTTGGGCTGCCCTGCCGCGGCCGCGAACAATCCCGCCCCCGCAATCCCGCCGGTCAACAAGGCCCGGCGTCCGATCTGCATTCCCCGCGCATGATCATCTTTTTGCATGAACGTGGCTTTCCCCTTGGATACGTCCGTAGCCGGAACAGGTGCACCTGGGCACCACACGATACCGCTCGTATCCTCCCGAATCAAGCGCACACCCTTCCGCTCTCTGCGCTGACCGGGGATTGCTGAGGGGCTGCGGCATGCCCAGGGAATTTGGGCAAGACTTTGATCGTTGGCTCATATGGACTTACAATTGTGGCGCGGCGCTGTATGGGCACGACCCTGTGGGCTGCTCGAGATGCTTGGTTCGTCTCCGAGGGGATCGAGCGTCTTTCCAGTCGTTTCCCGTGGGCGTGGCGTGTGACTGAGCGTTTGTGAGTAGGGTGCACGAGTACAGGGAATCTTATCGAGGAAGCAGACACCATG
This genomic interval from Candidatus Hydrogenedentota bacterium contains the following:
- a CDS encoding acetylxylan esterase is translated as MQKDDHARGMQIGRRALLTGGIAGAGLFAAAAGQPKEPQSMQQTVANDLPGRLEGIRAAWLEMMGPFPPEKPALDVQMRRVDDIEGMECHHLSFQSEPGDRVPAYLLVPKGARPGPSPALVCPHPTSAGAGKSQCVGLTGKAPGDPPLPAERSRAYGLELARWGYVTISIDLFGDGERIPEGFTHYDSEPFYKRHPEWSLFGKNAWDCMRAVDVLETLDFVDRARIGCIGHSLGGHTTLCAAAFDGRIAAAISNCGELGWERNTDHWSRPQDPNKKRGPVEDYCYLPKFAPYIEDPERPIPCDFDGLMMLVAPRPLMLQGTEGEFENLGTVERVLRAQEVYHALGAGDRIGMFSFPGEHNFPPGAKRFGFAWLDRWLGHTPALPTIWPGQAV